One Podarcis muralis chromosome 1, rPodMur119.hap1.1, whole genome shotgun sequence genomic window carries:
- the LOC114593606 gene encoding fibrinogen-like protein 1, protein MNLEKSAGCFLLLLFQCGLWTTAEKAFELANSHLIPPGDYKRLININAEEYPRDCSEIFKQSEENSRDGLYVIQPAKEPIGVYCNMQDGGWTVIQHITANSTVDFDRTWQDYKHGFGTINDNYWLGNEYMHQLTSSPRPYTLRIKLVDLNASIKWGEYEPFRIEDEASQYRIRLGLYKGNAVDALCRDTEAYLHDNQMFTTKDRDNDNYFQNCAKLEYNGIAGGGWWYDACAGANLNRRNVIYWQQDCNKEHVCKYAWMMVKPADHSQEWLKACPAEKEEL, encoded by the exons ATGAATCTGGAAAAGTCAGCGGGATGTTTTCTGCTGCTACTCTTTCAATGTGGACTATGGacaactgcagaaaaggcctttgaaCTTGCTAATTCTCATCTGATTCCACCAGGAGACTATAAGAGACTGATCAACATTAACGCAGAAG AATATCCACGAGACTGCAGTGAGATCTTTAAGCAGTCTGAAGAAAACTCCAGAGATGGTCTATATGTCATTCAGCCAGCAAAGGAGCCTATTGGCGTGTACTGCAACATGCAAGATGGTGGCTGGACAGTAATTCAGCACATTACTGCCAACAGTACGGTGGACTTCGATAGGACATGGCAGGACTACAAACATGGATTTGGCACAATTAACGACAACTACTGGTTAGGCAATGAATACATGCATCAGCTAACCAGCTCTCCAAGGCCATATACACTTAGGATTAAACTTGTAGACCTAAATGCCAGTATCAAGTGGGGAGAATATGAGCCCTTCCGCATTGAAGATGAAGCTTCTCAGTACCGAATCAGGCTTGGTCTTTATAAAGGTAATGCCGTTGATGCTCTGTGTCGTGACACAGAAGCGTATCTCCACGATAACCAGATGTTCACAACCAAAGATAGAGATAATGACAACTATTTTCAGAACTGTGCCAAACTTGAGTACAACGGGATTGCTGGGGGAGGCTGGTGGTATGATGCTTGTGCTGGAGCGAATCTAAATCGCAGGAATGTCATCTACTGGCAGCAGGACTGCAACAAAGAGCACGTGTGCAAGTATGCCTGGATGATGGTCAAACCAGCCGACCACAGCCAGGAGTGGCTCAAGGCTTGCCCTGCTGAGAAGGAGGAATTGTAG